The bacterium nucleotide sequence GCGCTCTGCGACCTGCGTCTCATCCGGCGCGCGGCGCCCGCCGCCGCGCTGGTGAGCGCCGGCCTCCTCCTCTGGGTGCTGACGATGCCGATGATCAAGGGCACGCGCGGCTGGCTGAGCCTGGCCGGCTTCAGCATCCAGCCGGTGGACGTCGCGCGCGTCGGCCTGATGCTGTTCATGGCCGAGCGCCTCGCGCGCCACGAGGAGGTCCCCGGCTGGCGCCGCTTCAAGTGGCCGGGGATCGCCCTCGGCGCCGGCGTGCTGCTGGTCGCCGTCCAGCCCGATTTCGGCTCCGCGCTGGCGCTCGGGCTCAGCGGCGCCTGTCTCTTCGTCGCCGCGCGCCTGCCCTGGCGCTGGCTGGGCGCGGCCCTGCTCGCCGCCGCGCTCCTCGTCGGCAGCCTCTACCTGGCCAGCGACCGCGTGCGCTACCGCATCGATCTCACGCGCAACTTCGACACGGAGACGAACTCGGGCGAGAACTACCAGCTCCGCCAATCGCTGATCGGCATCGGCGCCGGCGGTCCGCTCGGCCAGGGCGCCGGCCGCAACCGGCAGCGCATCTTCCTGCCCGACCACCGCACGGACTTCATCTTCGCCATCGTCGGCGAGGAGTACGGCTTCGTCGGCGCGACGCTCCTGCTCGTCCTGCTCACGGCGCTCAGCCTGCGCATCCTGCACGTCGCGCGGCAGCGGACGGACCCCTTCGCGCGCTATCTCGCCGCCGGCCTGGGCGGCATGCTGGCCGTCTACACGGGGATCAACCTGGCCGTCGCGCTCGGGCTCTTTCCGCTCACGGGCGTGCCCCTGCCCTTCATCAGCCACGGCGGCAGCGCCCTCGTGATGAACATGCTCGCCATCGGCCTCGTCCTCGCCGTGAGCCGCGAGGAGCCCCTGCGCGTGGCGCAGGCCAGGCGGCGGCGCCTCTTCAGCCGCGGCCGCGTCGCCGAGCCGCTGGCCGAGGACCTCTTCGGGCGCGGGCTGCAGCGCGCGCGCCGCCTGCCGGCGGAGCCGCGCTGATGCGCCGGCTGCTCGTCACGGGCGGCGGCACCGGCGGGCACATCTATCCGGCGCTCGCCCTGGCGCGGGGCTTCCTCGCCGCGGCGGCGCCGGGCGAGGCGCGGGCGGCGCTCTTCGTCGGCTCGCGGCGCGGCCTGGAGGCCCGCCTCGTGCCGGCGGCCGGCATTCCCTTCCGCGCGCTGCCGATGCGCGGCTTCCGCGGCAAGGGCCCGCTCGAGCGCCTGCTCTTCCTGCCGGAACTCCTGGTCTCGGTGGCGCGGGCGCTGGCGCTCCTGCGCGAGTTCCAGCCGGACGCCGTCCTCGCCACGGGCAGCTTCGCCAGCCTACCCGTGCTGATCGCCGCTCGCCTCGCCAGGCGGCCGATCTTCCTGCAGGAGCAGAACAGCGTGCCCGGCCGCGTCAGCGCGCTCTTTGCGCGGCGCGCGCGGACCGTCTTCATCGCCTATCCGGAAGCGGCGCGGCGGCTGGGGGCGGGCGCGCGCTGCCAGCTCACGGGCAATCCCTTGCGCGAGGAACTGCTCGCGCTGGCCGGGCCGCGGCCGGCGCGCGCGCCGGGCGCGCCGCCGCGGCTGCTCGCCTTCGGCGGCAGCCGCGGGGCGCACAGCCTGAACGCCGCGCTGCGCGCGGGCCTGCCTCTGCTCGCCCGCGAGTGCCGCTTCGAGGCCCTCATCCAGACGGGCGAGGCGGAGCGGGCCGAGACAGCGGCGGCGCTCGCCGCCCTCGCGCCGGCCGTCCAGGTCGCCGCCTACCTCGATGACATGCCGGCTCGCCTGGCCGCCGCCGACTGGGTGCTCTGCCGCGCCGGCGCCATGACGCTCGCCGAGATCACCCTGCTCGGTCTGCCGGCGCTGCTCGTGCCCTACCCGCACGCGGTCGACGACCACCAGACGGCCAACGCCCGCGCGCTCGCCGAGGCGGGGGCCGCGCTCCTCATTCCCGACGCCGAGCTCGACGGGCCGCGCCTGGCCGCCGCGCTCGCCGCGCTCTGGCGGGACCCGGCGCGGGGGGCGGCGATGGCGGCCGCGAGCGCTGCCCTCGGCCGCCCGCGGGCGACCGCGGACATCCTGGCCGCGCTGGAGAAAAGCCTTGCTGGCCCCGGGGGCGGGTGCTAAACCGCGCCGGACGAGGCCCCGCCTGACTCTGCGCCATCCGCCCCGGCCCGAACGAGGAGCCGACCGTGCACCTGGGTCGCACCCGCCACCTGCATCTGGTCGCCATCGGCGGCATCGGCATGAGCGGCATCGCCGAGATCCTCGTTAACTCCGGCTTCACGGTGACGGGCTCGGACCTGAAGGAGGGCCCCGCCCTCGAGCGCCTGCGCGGTCTCGGCGTGCGCTGCGACGTCGGCCACCGCGCGGCGCAGGTGGCGGGCGCGCACGTCGTCGTCTATTCGAGCGCGGTGCCCATGGACAACCCCGAGCTGGTGGAGGCGCGCCGGCAGGGCATTCCCTGCATCACGCGCGGCGAGATGCTGGCCGAGCTGATGCGCCTCAAGCGCGGCATCGCCGTCAGCGGCAGCCACGGCAAGACGAGCACCAGCTCCCTGATCGCCGAGGTGCTCCACGCGGGGGGCCTGGATCCGACTGCCGTCGTGGGCGGGCGCCTGCTCAGCTTCGGCAGCAACGCGCGCCTGGGCGCCGGCCCGCACATGGTGGCCGAGGCCGACGAGTCCGACGGCAGTTTCCTGCATCTGGCGCCCACCTGGGCCGTGGTCACCAACGTCGATTGCGAGCACCTGGACCACTACGGCGACTTCGCGAGCCTGCGCGCGGCGATGCTCGACTTCCTCGGGCGCGTGCCCTTCTACGGCGCGGCGATCGTCTGCCTCGAGGACCCGGTGCTGCGCGGCATGCTGCCCGAGCTGCGCGGGCGCGTGATCGGCTACGGCTGGAGCGCCGACTGCGCGCTGCGCGGGGAGATCCTCGCCCAGCACCCGGGCGGCACGCGCTTTCGCTGGCGCAGCGCGAAGCAGGCGGGCGAGCTGGAGCTGCCGCTGCTCGGCCGGCACAACGTGCTCAACGCCCTGGCCGCGATCGCCGTCGGGCTCGAGCTGGACATCGCGCCGGAGGCGATCCAGCGCGGACTCGCCGCCTTCAAGGGCGTCGGCCGGCGACTCGAGACAAAGGGCGAGGTGGACGGCATCCTCGTGATGGACGACTACGGCCACCACCCGACGGAGATCGCCCGCACGCTGGAGGCCGCGCGCGAGCACTTCGGCCGCCGCT carries:
- a CDS encoding FtsW/RodA/SpoVE family cell cycle protein, producing GQCPGRRLAGAALRRRRRGPCPRTRELPRSRAPHGGSGPPRPPALLQRLEGDERRGGTGRRRRSQRARAAHRWRAGQGRRLRRPRRRAALRASRLRHRRGGRGRRPRLRRARPRAGHPRGGRRGRACGGPPRRAARPLARLRELRPVPELRGARRALPPPRPGGGVLSLRGVDRTLFLLTLCLLLAGLVILYAASAQPGQPGGAGGGMLVRRLVQIALGGAFLLAAALCDLRLIRRAAPAAALVSAGLLLWVLTMPMIKGTRGWLSLAGFSIQPVDVARVGLMLFMAERLARHEEVPGWRRFKWPGIALGAGVLLVAVQPDFGSALALGLSGACLFVAARLPWRWLGAALLAAALLVGSLYLASDRVRYRIDLTRNFDTETNSGENYQLRQSLIGIGAGGPLGQGAGRNRQRIFLPDHRTDFIFAIVGEEYGFVGATLLLVLLTALSLRILHVARQRTDPFARYLAAGLGGMLAVYTGINLAVALGLFPLTGVPLPFISHGGSALVMNMLAIGLVLAVSREEPLRVAQARRRRLFSRGRVAEPLAEDLFGRGLQRARRLPAEPR
- the murG gene encoding undecaprenyldiphospho-muramoylpentapeptide beta-N-acetylglucosaminyltransferase — translated: MRRLLVTGGGTGGHIYPALALARGFLAAAAPGEARAALFVGSRRGLEARLVPAAGIPFRALPMRGFRGKGPLERLLFLPELLVSVARALALLREFQPDAVLATGSFASLPVLIAARLARRPIFLQEQNSVPGRVSALFARRARTVFIAYPEAARRLGAGARCQLTGNPLREELLALAGPRPARAPGAPPRLLAFGGSRGAHSLNAALRAGLPLLARECRFEALIQTGEAERAETAAALAALAPAVQVAAYLDDMPARLAAADWVLCRAGAMTLAEITLLGLPALLVPYPHAVDDHQTANARALAEAGAALLIPDAELDGPRLAAALAALWRDPARGAAMAAASAALGRPRATADILAALEKSLAGPGGGC
- a CDS encoding UDP-N-acetylmuramate--L-alanine ligase, whose amino-acid sequence is MHLGRTRHLHLVAIGGIGMSGIAEILVNSGFTVTGSDLKEGPALERLRGLGVRCDVGHRAAQVAGAHVVVYSSAVPMDNPELVEARRQGIPCITRGEMLAELMRLKRGIAVSGSHGKTSTSSLIAEVLHAGGLDPTAVVGGRLLSFGSNARLGAGPHMVAEADESDGSFLHLAPTWAVVTNVDCEHLDHYGDFASLRAAMLDFLGRVPFYGAAIVCLEDPVLRGMLPELRGRVIGYGWSADCALRGEILAQHPGGTRFRWRSAKQAGELELPLLGRHNVLNALAAIAVGLELDIAPEAIQRGLAAFKGVGRRLETKGEVDGILVMDDYGHHPTEIARTLEAAREHFGRRLRVVFQPHRYSRTRLLADEFGAAFDAADALILTEIYAAGESPLPGVDAGLIARAVEARGRTPVLRIAEREAIAERLLAEAQPGDLILTLGAGDLNRFAEELVRRLGAARGVH